In Cryptomeria japonica chromosome 1, Sugi_1.0, whole genome shotgun sequence, the sequence ttaagtgattcattttcatcattcccattttgtaatttttcacaaagttctcttctcttatttcttgcaatagtaaaattttcttgaagtgcctgaatgatatcctaagtttcccttaaatcatcttctaatttgatatttttcaatttctctacatcatagtttgtaagagttccttcaagttgcttcatcagattttccatctttactggtgtcaagatcttcctcaagttgttaggcttatgaaaatagaggatcaatctttgataccaattgttaggggtcccacagatactgagaggggggggtgaatcagtatctaaccagtaataggaatttcttaagttaaaacatacagaacataatataacaatgtatcgatatgcaagaaatattgcaataaatagaatcaagaacatccacatgaaaagtacaccacaacacaagatgttaacgaggaaacctagtgtgtgaaaaaccttggtgggatttgtgacccacaatattcactcactggccaataagagaatattatttacaataggggcctgcacatgcaggaaggccaactgcctagagctcactactcaatgggaagtcacactgacttacaataaggattatactaatccaataacttgtactgctttataatagcatcttcaatgccagattcaataccggttcctgctatgttctttacatataccgtttgacctatatttcacacattaggtctgccgaatattttccttaatgctcctTCTTCTCTaatataaatgtctacaatgatctcctttatatataagattcattttacaatttgccaagttggcttacaataataaacaaaatattgcataacaaaaatcctgtcggcctctgtgtcgatatacttgttttcttctatgctgatgctggtgtcctgagtgccggtgtagagtgtgatctactgatgccggtgcactatcttgccgatgtaatgctttgctggtataatgtcttaccggtgccataggattgcaaggttgccatcaatgacaaaaccttcaatcacatacaatgtctcattggagtgtgcatatgccaacaattaaaTCCACCTTAGTTGATTTTATTTCCTTCTCTCAAATTTCACCCCATCTAAGATCATCTTCAATGAGATATATGGCACATCTATACCCCTACACATTGTCGTTCCCTCACATGGATCAAAACATAAATGAAACTTTATCCTAGTCCAACTAAGATTGTAATGGATCTCATGTACATCCTACATGGgaagttaatattttttttagtcATTTGAATGTGCTAGGTCCTATGTTCTTCTCACTAGTGTGAATGTAATATGTTTATTTATGGTGATAAATAGATCACAAAATTTTACATAATtttactaattttaaatttttatagtaCATGTTGCACATATGAATACATAAACACAATTGAATGATTATTCTTAGTAGATTTGATTTTAATAAAACTAGAtcatatcatttttattatttttatgttacACTCTTCTTACGGTTCAAATGTGATTATATGAGTTTCTATCTTTTGTTAACTTGCTTTAAGTTATTTATAGCATGCACTAGAGGGAATTTATACATCTTATCACTTAGTAGTTATTTAAATTGAGTTCATGGTAAGATTCTAGAAATTAACGAAATCTACCTCATTGCTTCTTTAGGTACCTACATCATGGAAGATACACTAGTTCCACTTGAGGAACTTTTCTCACAAATTAATATTGAGATTAATAAATTGAGAAAATATATAGATGATGGTACCAATACATGGCTTTATAAGGACACTTGTGTGACTATATTGTCTAGCTTAGAGAATAATAGAGGTAAACTCCATGCTATAAATTTTTCTCTTCATCTCTTTAGCTAGATTCATATGCTCACGTTTTATGGTAGGAGGAAGAAATCCAAAACCTTCTccaaaaatcatgttttgcactTGTGCCTCCTTCATAACATCAACTATGTGTTCTTCACCCTCATTTGCTCCAATATCTAAATGAGACTCAACTTATACTTCATTTTATATATGTTGAACCCCTACACACAAAATTCATATATTTGTTTAAGAGAATCATATTTAGAATATTTAATGAAAAAGTTGTCAATTTATTAATGTATGAGTGAGTTTGTAACAAATatactaattttaaatttaatgtgtataTGTAATAAAGTTAATAAGGACCATGTACAATATATCTCCATGTGAAAACCTTAACATAGATAATCAATAAAATATTCACCATTCAAGTAAAATTACtatgaataggtaatctaaaaTAAAGGATGATAAATGATATTAGATCATATACTtatgataaataattattattaatttactaGCAAGTATGTCTAGGTGTAATATTAGTTTTAGGTTCCACAAGTGGAAAAGAATACTTATTTTATTCTCGAGTAATACATAAAAATTAGAGAAGCATTAACTCTTCACAATTTCAACATTGTTTCTTGAGAAAGCAAGATGAGTGAGAGCGGGGGTGAGAGTGGAGGTGGGGTTAGGTTTTTTGGAGAAGGTGCAGATGTAGGAGACAATGGGGATGAAGATGATTATGGTGATCCTACTATTTCTAGCTGGTTTTGATTTTCATATGTGGGGTTTGTTGTGCTCTAGCTCTCTATTGTGTGGGGGATTTTTTTTGTACCCCTATTCATTCCTCTCGATTTTATGGAGGGATGTTATGGTCTTTTTTCTCCCAACACTATTTTTCAGTTGGAAAGACCACTTGTAGGTCCTTTGTGGTTGTTTTCCCTTGTTCAGGGGTCACCCTATTTTTTTGGAGTTTGTGATTAGGGTTGTTTAGAACTCAAAGTGTTTTCTTCTTCTGGTGGTGGTCACTCCCTCCCTCTCCATTCATGATTTTGATCCTATTAAAAATGGTGCAACTGATACTATTTGGATACTTTCTATGTTCGTGGGTGCTCTGCCCATTGTAGTTGCAGACGGTGGTGGGATGTCTATCATATgaactatggcatagaaggatTTCGACAATGAAGCATTTCAATGcatttgaaagaaaatgttatatccagagagatgaggataatctcaAAAAATTTGATAGCAGAGCAGATGAAGGCATACTCCTAAGGTACTCTACAAGAAGGAAGGCTtactggtgttacaacaaaagactaaacaaaattattgaaagtctaaatgtgaaggttgatgaagatatTTCTAAAGACACTAATAGATTAGCAACATATGAATCAGATGAGTCCTTTGATagaagaaaggaagaggaaaataaagaaaaggaaactCAAGATTCTCCGACAACTACATCAAAAAATTTGAGGTATGTACTAAGGAATCACTCAGAGGATCATATTTTTCGAAACTAGAAcaaaggaattatcacaagaagtAACACAACTCAAGAACAAGTTATGTTATGTTTACTTTCAAAGACTGAACCAAAGACAATATAATAAGCAtgcaatgatcaaaattggatgaaagcaatgaaaGAACTAGACTAGATTAAGAAAAAAtagacatgggaacttgtacacAGACCaatagataaaaatgttattggaaaaaAGTGGGTACTCTAGAAAAAGctagatgaagaaggaaaggttgtaaGAAAAAAAGCAAGGTTGGTTTGAAAGGATTGCACTCAggttgaaggtattgactttgaggaAAAAATTGCTCCATTTTCTTGAATGGAAGTTATAAGGATTTTCTTGGATTTTGtagcttttaaggatttcaaagtttatcagatggatgtgaaatcaacatttttaatGAAGTGAAAGAAGAATTTTATATTAAACAACCAGACAGATTTAAGAGATGATCAAGACATCGTTTGGAGGTTGAATAAAGTGTTGTATATATTGAAACaaatcctagagcttggtatggaaggctagacaaaTATTAGATTGTTCAAGGCTTTTAGAAGGGATCTGCTGATAGTAATCTCAATTTCAAAGTTTATTTAGGAAATATAttaattgttgttgtgtatgttgatgacataattttttaaggaaatgatggtatgtgcagagggtttgataaacttataaggcactgagaggggcgggtgaattagtgcaagcaaaaataatataaatctgatcaccaacttattAAACTTAAatcttaacaagcataagaggaatatcaccacataagctaatgcccaataaaacaaattccacataacacaagagatttatatgtaaaaacccaaaagggaaaaaccatggtgggagttaatacccacaatcTTCAATATCTACAAAATATAAatattgaccagttaaggtcttacaaatatgccctgttaggagaagaattagttaggagtcacccagttaagggatttaatatgatgagccctatgttagacagttcaaataaccgaaagaaaactgagagggggaggtgaatcaattgtgacaaattaccggaaccattagcaattaaaactttaataccgaaacccaaaacattaataccgaaattgTTAAATCAAATACCgcaatagcaattaaaccaattaagcataaacaataatcacagaataaataccatccacatgacaccaagatttgtacatggaaaacctagtaaagggaaaagccatgatgggaagcctacccacagttagataatacttttacagtaagtatgtgaattacaattgagagtcctgcacttacaggaaggccaacatcctagagtggaCTTCTcgacacaaaaggagcctcactgactacataaaaatccaaactacaacccagagaagtgttgaactacaaaagatagcatctcctatgcttgagtacagtttcggttaaacttgttggtattttggtatggttttgtcattgatgtcaacacctactaaaactctagcactttggagatccaacaacattcatcggcaagcaagtgtcATTTTcgcaatcaccggtatatggtacaccagcaggatataatgttcaccggcacttggaatggcatggaaaacacttggtaatgtcaaagacattgtttggatatcttattttggagaattgtttattctcatattcatatttgcatatttgttgttaccggaaaataggtccaggttatgcaccgacaggtttatcttttccacatcagcacgacacactatggagatgattatttattgttgtaaatgcattaagccgaaatgttgtatcggttattgcattgaatattgtattgtttgtaaaatgattttattgtaatatcttgtagaaccgacctactaaaattggtcttaggttatggtataaatgtaaggtcttatttgtaagatcggatgtggaatgcaaaaTAGTTGTAAGAAGGTATaagcgagattaagtagagctatatatgcaaacatcatttgaaggtgaagctagttttagtgaaagcatatcagaactacaccggtactgactctagcatatgaagattctattttgagcagtacattcttattggatttaagcatccaattgtagtcagtgtgactcccatttgtgtttgagcagtgagctctagatgctTGGCCTTTCTggatgtgtagaccccatttatgtacacttattatctgtagtagtatcatcttattgtgggtaaggtttcccatcatgttttttccccttatagggtttccacgtacaaatattggtgttatgtgttatggatgactttgtccttttgtttcatgcattaatcttcactggtattgcaattatctgttaaatctgtccaccggtataatagACTGGTTCACCGGAATTAAGCAATAAATTGGTTAAgctatttttggtttaaatttattagataactgattcaccccctccccctctcagttgtctccaggacctaacaattggtattagagcctagtcctcttttgcagaagtttaacaacttgaggagatctaatgtctactaactattttaggaaggacagtcctaaacttgatggaaccaattatggcatatggaagatcataatggagacacatctaaatttcattgtaaaggacatctgggatgttacaaagaatggctatactgctcccacttccagtcagcctaatccacccaacttgactaaagatgaggaaaatgattggaaagcaagagaagcacttttgaccgcattaacaaatcaacaaatgatgggattatcagacaaatcaactactaaagatatttgggatcatttggagacactgaatgaaggagattccacagtcaaaattgcaaaaattgaaagcttctgggtcaggtatgaaaatctgaaaatggaagaagatgaaaggacttctgcttttatggaaagagttaatgaaattgttttgggtattaaatgttgtggaggaaccttaagtgaagatgaaattgtttcaaaagttttaagaggattgccactagtgCAGGACACCTAACTCATTGTCATGGTCTTAAGAAAGGGACACATAGGTTAGTATCAAGGGATGTAATAATGAGACCATTTGTAAGGTCAATTGGGTCTAAGGTGTTCTTATAAGAGTAGACACCAACTTGAACCAAAGGTCTTGAATAGGTAGAATAAGGGAGTCATGAGGGATTTAGGTGTTTTAGGTCTTAACATGGACCATTTGATCCATTTTTGTCTTTGGTTTGGTCAAATAGGTGTATTGGGGTAGTATTGTAAAAACTatcaaaagatgtaaaagttgtcatgcaactttgaaagttgcttgacaactttttcaaAAGTTGCACAAAATGGCAAATCGGTTGTTAACCAGTTGGAAGTTGGTTATGGCCATTGAGACGAGGTCAATTAGAGGGAAAGAGGTCAAGGAAGGCCTCATGATGTCAGATTGTATGGACAGAAGGAGAAATTAATGAGCAGACCTTGATTTTCTGAGAAATTGACTAGTTTTTGGTATTGTATGGACTGGTACGGATTGGGCATGACCCAATTTTGTGTGTGTGAGATAGTGTGCCTTATCTCCTATCGAATTCTTTTGGGTTGAAGTCATTTGGTGAACATAGGCAAGAGTTCTTTAATTTTGTTGCTGACTGGTCTGATAAACCCTGAATTTGAGGGTTTTAAGAGATGGATCTCTAACTTACACCCCAGACATGGTGTCCACATGGCCCTTTGGGGAATGCAAGTTAGGAGAGTCTTCTAAGAGATCTAAGGATATTAGAGTGAGGGGAGTTGATTTTCTAATCATACCAAGTCGATTCTAGGCTAAACATCTCTATGTGTTTAGCCAAGAAGACAGAGAAGGTGGAGACAACAGAGGAAGTTGATGATTCTAAACTAGTGGTAGGCTAATATGGAGTCATTTTGGATAGAAGAAGAGTCCTAGACCCTTGGAAGGTTTCTAAGAACCCACCCTACCAAAATTCCTTTGTTATCCACACCTAGTCTGGCCAACTAGGCTTGTGAACATAGTGGGAATTGTGGAGTGCAGGATTAGGACCAATCCAAGTCCTTTTAGGATCTTGTTGGAATTGAAATAGGATATCCATCAGTGTAGGGTATTCACTAGGTTGTTCAAGAATTTTTTGAGGAAAGCTCAAAAACTAGTGAGTGAGGGCTAGTAGCCTGACTGGCCTAAACAAGGATACCCATCTTATGGGTGTTGTGGAATCCAACTAAGGGTGGAACCTTGGTGTTTGAGGTCCCTAGTGACTATCTCCATTCATGCTTTGAAGATCCCAAACTAATAAGGGATTTTTGTTTAGATAGGGCTCATTTGGAAGAGTGGAACCTAATGAGATAGGTTGGGGTGTCTAAGTGATAAATAGACCCCTAAGTGAAGTAGTGTTGCAGGCTCTGCATCAAGCGGTATCAGAGCCACTAAAGATCTTGCTTGGTAGGCAAGAGTAAAACAAGATGTCTGAAATAGAAGGCAATGAAGGGGATGGGTTCGCTATGAATACAACCAACAAGGAGTTGGCTAAGATGCTCAAGGAGCATATGGCAAGAAGCAAGAAGATGGAAGATGAAGTAGCAAGGTTGAAGGAACAACAAGGGGGAAGAAGGAATAAGgaagaagaatcaaaagaagaagatgaaatagaagagatATCAGCACCTAGGAGACAAGAGGTGCCTAAAGATCAGAGGTTGCTCATAGAAGCCCTTGAGAGGGTGGGGAGAAAAGACTCCAAGATAGATCTACCCATGTTTGTAGGTAAGATGGATGCATAAGAGTGCATGGAATAGTTAGAAGCCCTAGATAACCATATTGAGTGTGAAGACACTCCAGAGCACTTGAGAGTGAAGGTGGCAAAGTCAAAATTAAAAGGGGCTGCATTAAGTTGGTGGAACTTCTTGCAGAATGAGAGGGTTGAAAATGAAAGGAACCCTATTTCAACGTGGAGAAGGATGAGAGCATAAGTTAAGAAGCAATTTGTCCCGAAAGACTATGACATAGTGATGCATAGGAAATTGCATGGACTAAGACAAAGAGACCTTGACGTGAATGCCTATactgaggagtttcacaaactcacTCTTAGAGAAAAGATCTCTAAAACAGAGAAACAAAAGGTTGCCAGGTACATGAATGGACTAaagtattccatccatgatgagaTCACCATGTTCAATCCAAATTCAGTACATAAATGTTTCTAGTTAGCACTCAAGGTTGAAGAGAAACAAAAAAGGAAGAGTGATCAGCAAAGAGGAGGGAGAGGTGGTaatttccaccaaggaagaggaagGAGCCATGTTGGTGGACCCTCTAACCAGTTCCAAAGGGAATCCAGTAACCAAGAAGGGTAGGAAGGAGAATCTAGTCAAAGAGGTGGATTTAGGGGCAGAAGAGGAAATAGTAGAGGAAGGTTCGGAGGTAGGAGTTTAGGGGTGTTCACAGGTAGGTGTTTCAACTGCAATCAAGTAGGGCATCAGGCCTCAAGGTATCTAGAGAAgcaaagaaacaacaaccaagatGGAGAGAGAAGGATACACCTAGCCCAAGAAAATGACACACAAAGCATGCAAGGACCAAGAGGAAATGCAGATCCAGAGCAAGGTGAATGTTTAATATTCAATAGAACCTTATTGAAGGTCCCTGGAACCAaagagccaccccaaaggaagacTTTATTTAGGACATCTTGCAAGGTGAAAGGTAAAGTGtgtaaggtgattgtagatttTGGATCCACTGATAATCTTGCATCTATTAAGATGGTTAACAAACTAggattgaagaaaataaaccaccctaacccctataaggtgtcttggttaAATAAGGAACAACAAACTATGGTGAATGAGCAGGTTTATGTGGATTTCCAAATAGGAGATTATAGAGACAACATTCTCTGTGATGTTGCAgagatggatgcttgtcatctactgctagggagaccatggtagtatgaTGTGAACTCCAAGCATGATGGCAAGAAGAACATCTATAAGATAACCAAGGGTGCAGTGGAATACACCATGAGACCTCTACCTGATGATGAGAAGGAGGCTCAGTCAGTAAACAATTTGCTAGTAGTTGGAGAAAAGGAGTTCATGAAGACTCTCAAGGAGAAGAACACTCCATGCTTTGCCATCATAGTGAAGTCTAagagggaagaaaaagaaagagaagaggaaggtAAAGAACCATTGAGGAATGTGGAACCCAAGGAGGTACAAGACTTATTGAATCAGTACAAAGATGTGATTGCAGACAGTAAGACTGAGACTCTACCACCAATTAGAGATGTGAATCATTGCATTGACTTTATACCAAGGTCTACACTAccaaacaaagcagcatacaaACTTACTCCAGATCAGAATGAGGAGTTAGCAAGACAAGTTGAAGAGTTATTGAGGAAAGGGTTTATAAGGAGAAGTATTAGCCCTCGTGCAGTACCAGTAGTGTTGGCTCCAAAGAAGGAAGGTACATGGAGACTATGTactgactctagagccataaataagatcactataaggtaccgaTTCCCCATGCCTAGGATGAAAGACTTGATGGATTGCCTAGGAGGAGCAAGGTATTACTCTAACGTGGACTTGAAAagtgggtaccatcagataaggGTTAGAGAAGGGGACGAATGGAAAACTGCCTTCAAAACTAATGAAGGGTTAtttgagtggatggtgatgccctttggcctctcaaatgctccaagcaccttcatgaggctcatgacCGAAGTGCTTAAACCTTTTATAGATcattttgttgttgtttacttGGATGACATTATCACTTTTAGTAAAAGTATAGATGAACATCTAAGACATGTTGAGCAGGTCTTGAAAAGGCTACAAGAGGAGAAGCTAAGGATCAACTTGAAGAAATGTGTTTTCTTGCAAGAAGAATTGGTGTTCCTAGGATTTGTGATCTCAAAAGGGAATATAAGGATGGACCCATCCAAAGTGGAGGCAATATTGAATTGGTCAACTCCAAGGAATGCAAGTGAGGTAAAGAGCTTCCATGGTTTGTCAAGTTTCTATAGGATATTCATTAAgggttttagccatgtgtgtgctCCTATGATAGACACAATCAAGGGAGgtagaaagtgtcaatttgcttGGACCCAAGAAGCTGATAGGTCATTTGAGTTTTTGAAGAAAAAGGTTGCAGAGCAACCTATATTGATcctaccagatttcaacaaagtgtttaccattgagtgtgatgctagcaatagGGCCATAGGTGGGGTCTTAAGTCAAGAAGGAAAACTAgtggctttctttagtgaaaaacttaATGAAGCAAAGCAAAGATATTCAAcctatgacctagaaatgtatgcaatGGTTTAGTCCCtaaggaagtggaggcactacttattACCAAAAGAGTTTGTTGTCTATATCAACAACCATGCCTTGAGTTTCTTGAATAGGTGGGAGAAGctaaaccataggcatatgaaatgggtggAATTCCTTCAAGCCTACACCTTCACCATAAAACATAAGAAGGGTATAACAAACAAGGTTGCAGATGCCTCAGTAGAAGGAACTTGACCATTCAGGAGATGAAGTTGGAAAGTGTGGGAATCCATTCTATAAAGGATAGGTATGAAGAGGATGAAGATTTCAAGACAGCCTATCAAGTATGTAAGGAGATGACTGGTAGATATCACAGTGAGTTTGTAGAATATGTGTTGTAGGAAGAATTACTTTTCAAAGGCAGTCAACTATGTATTCCTAAGGGGTCACTCAGAGacaatattgtgaaagagaaacaTTGTGGAGGCTTGGCAGGACATTTTGGGCTCGACAAGACACTAGACTTGGTGAggagattctactattggccaaagatgccaACTGATGtcagaaagtttgtggagagttgCATGGTGTGTCAAAGGGCCAAAGGAAGAAGTTCTAATGTAGGCCTTTACACTCCTCTACCCATTCCAAATAGACCTTGGGATTcagtgagcatggattttgtgcttgGCCATCCTAGGACCAAGCAAGGGTATGACAGCATATGT encodes:
- the LOC131856926 gene encoding uncharacterized protein LOC131856926, which codes for MRPLPDDEKEAQSVNNLLVVGEKEFMKTLKEKNTPCFAIIVKSKREEKEREEEGKEPLRNVEPKEVQDLLNQYKDVIADSKTETLPPIRDVNHCIDFIPRSTLPNKAAYKLTPDQNEELARQVEELLRKGFIRRSISPRAVPVVLAPKKEGKDKTPPQVRNKSNPTLDFSTPRHTRS